In Silurus meridionalis isolate SWU-2019-XX chromosome 23, ASM1480568v1, whole genome shotgun sequence, the genomic window tgaGGGAGTCTCcagttctccatcttacacaagttcttctggtaaacaaaaatgtcccatttgaACTTCCCAGAACTTCCGAGATTTCGTTTACTGTCAACGAATTTTCGTGTGTTTTGGACTTTGTTTATCTTGACTGGGTTTTTCCAGATTTTTCACAGGCATTGTGTTTATCTTGTTACTGTCACATCATCCTCGTGTCAAACCTGATCTTCAGGAAATTTCTCTTCCTGTTTCATTTTTCCACTAAACCTGCTCTCGGACTTGGTATTTaagtaacacagacatgaactCTGGAGAACTCTGGAGCTCCTtcagtatttattattgtagACTGAATGGCATCAGATATAATCAGGTCTCTCAGGATCAGGTTTATCTTCTAGAGGCATTTACTGACAGCTAAACCTCTAATATCAGAAACAACAGATGCGTGTGAACGTCTGCTCAAAATAAACCATTATTATTAGATTCCTTACAACAGTTTCAGCGACGTTTCCACAGAAAAGAATAAACTCAGTGCGTATGATATcgtatataaagaaataaatatagtgtagaatataaatccaaacacgagttcaaatttaaattttacaaaaattCACTTCTTTATTACTCAGAAAATGTGATTGGTTTTAAattggaacaaaaaaaacatttatattaacaaatatttcagaaaatatttctttttggaaaatcagcagaataaattgtttttgtttgcagtcGACGCTGACGTGGGGTCCGTACGTCTCATTACAGATGTGGAGAGCCGCTAGCAACACGCtgtcaggtacacacacacacacacacacacacactttaaaatgtaatctaCATTCCATTTCCTCTTTACATAATACAGTCTACACTGTAATGTctaaacaggttttttttttttttgtaggaaaCATCAAACTGTAAAAAATCAGATGTTTTCACTTCTTTATATTTACTAAATAAGTTACTGATTCAATGGTCGGTTCTTAGTTTTGGACTAATttaaaatcttgaaaaaaaaaatatatatatttttttatttattattatttcctgcACTGACGTTTCTGATATTTATTACTGAATATTTCTCTATAATGAGTTTAATTATATTTCAgatgagattttatttttacatttttctatttaacactcttgttttaaatattttttctgttttaaagagCTTTGTTAGTTTTCTTGATTATTGGTGGCACACATCTACATTTACCTGAATATGAACACTGACCCAACCAACCACTTCCAAAGTATTTCAACTCCATCACTGTTCATTCACTTTAAGTCTGTGCTCTGCAATCCATCCACACGGTTTGTTCTCAAGCCTTAGTCTTCTTCAGTGCTCCTGGTTCTCGACACAAATTCTGATTTGCTCTTTCTACTCTAGTCTCTGTTGTGTGTTGATCACCTGACCATCACCTGACCATCACCTGACCAGTTTCTGGATCACACCTTTGTTTAGTCACACCTTTAACTCTACATTAAATAAAGTCTCATATACCCTCGCTTGGACCCTGCCAGCCTGACAGATCTTGGCATCCTgcagagacataataaaaaactttctttcagcttctcccattagggggcgccacagcggaccatctgcatgtttgatttggcacatgtttttacgctggatgcccttcctaacgcaaccctccacatttgtccgggcttgggaccggcactaaggcttgtgtaaccctaatggctggggtgcCGCATCCTAAACACTAGACCGAGACATAATAATGGTCATTTTTTTCCATCGCCATCTGGTGGTGAGATTTTACAGCATCAGTGTAAAACTGTCTCAGGATCGTTAATGAACGATTCGGTTTTTGACGTTTTGTTGTGATTGTGATCGCAGCGTGTGATTATATGGGTGAGAGAGTGGCCTCGTTGTTCGGCATCACGTCGCCCAAATATCAGTACGCCATCGACGAGTACAACAGAACCAACAAACAGGTAGAACTTTCATATATTAATTCTTCTGTAAAGACTTTCAGTTCttctggtaccgatctttaagagtaaaggagatgtgcagacctgcagtaactacagggaaataaagttgatcagtcacaccatccACACCAGGAAGCCACAccaggaagagcaccacagacacattatttgctttgagaatgttgatggagaagtatagagaaggacagaaggagttgcattgtgtgttttggatttagagaaagcgtacgacagagtggagagaggagttgtggtattgtatgaggaagtctggtgtgtcagagaggtatgtgagggtggtgcaggacatgtatgaggacagtgtgacagcagtggaggggtgcggttgcagggagaagaggtggagaaggtggaagagttcaggtacctggggtcaacagtgcagagtaatggagagtgtgttagagaagtgaagaaaagagtgcaggcagggtggagtgggtggagaagagtgacagcaggagtgatttgtgatagtagggtatctgtgagagtgaaagggaaagtttataggactgtggtgagacctgagatctTGTACGGTAGGTAGCCGGtcttgaagatgttgagatgttcattgggagtgacgagaatggacaggattagaaatgagtttattagagggacagcgcatgtaggacgttttggagacatggtgagggaggtgagattgagatggtttggacatgtgcagaggaggaacatggggtatatcagtaggagaatgctgaggatggagacaccaggaaggaggaaaaaagaaagaccaaggaggaggttcatggatgtggtaaaggaagacatacaggtagatggtttgaaagagacagatgtagagcacaggggggtgtggagacagatgatctgctgtgataGTTTCAGTTCTTattcagttttctttcttttactcactctttttctctcagatAAAGAATGAAGGTATGGACTCTCCTGTCTCTGGAGAGGCCGAGTCACATTTTGAGGAGAAACAAAAGGAGGAGATCCAGGAGCAGAATGTTGATAAGACTACAGTTGATGACACTGAGAACCTCATTGCTGAGACTCTTTCTGAACCTGAAAACTGGAACACTGAGATTATTCCTGAACCTGGGAACCTCGACACTGAGACTTCTTCTAAACCTGAGAACCTCAACGCTAAGTCTCCTCCTAAACCCGGGAACCTCCACACTGGGTCTTCTTCTGAACCTGAGAACCCTACCACTGATTTTCCTCCTGACCCTGAGAATCTCAATCCTGAGTCTCCTCCTGAACCTGAGATCCTCAAGGCAAAGTCTCCTTCTGAACCCAAGAACCTCGACTCTGTGATGACTCCTGAACCTGAGAACCTCAAGGCAAAGTCTCCTTCTGAACCCAAGAACCTCGACTCTGTGATGACTCCTGAACCTGAGAACCTAGATGTATAGGATCGCCCTCAGTTACAGCACTGAGTTCTCCACACGGAGTTTCCTCCTCCTACAGCAGAAGTTCTGGATCTAAAGTCTAAACCAAACGTTTTATTTAACTTAAACCTCATACTGGAGCAGATCTCACTGTTCCTGCTCTGTAATACACTGCACTGAAATACTGAACTACTGATGGACTGatgttctttatatttattagattGTTATTTATGGACTAATTGTAAATGTCATAAAAAATCTGAAAGCTTGAATCACCTGCACTGACGTTTCTACTGATATTAATTACTGAATATTTCTCTACAATGAGTTTTAATGATGTTTCAGatgagattttatttaaaaaaaatattttctttacatttttaaagttaacaccaaattaaaattttgttgcctgttcaaaagtattggcacccttgtCAAAGATGGGTTTTaggtacaaaaatatttaataaacaaaaaatcttaCTTAAACAAAATCTTGTTGTTTCTTAGTTAAATTAATTCCAATCTAAGGATGTTTTCATACAAAATTGCGTGTCAGGATTATTGGAACCCACTAGAAGTTTAATTCTTTCCCCACTTTTTTGACACTTTGTCTTAATAACTTgatcaaaatatttttctctttttcttctatcAAAGTGAAGACAGATTTGAGGGCTATTTTATTGAGtgcaaaccaaaaacaaaaccaaaaaaaacagcatcatAAGCAGAAGTACACCGGGGCTAGGAACCAAGCTAAGCACTATAAGACACACAATCATGAAGCCATCAACAAAAGCttagcaaacaaacacacacacacacacacacactcgaacTGGTCATAATGGGTGTAGTGATATATGAGAGGCGCTTTAATGTGTCACATGCATAACCACACAAttaaattctttcttctcattgggtcagagtgcagggggACATAATACAGCATCCCTGTAGCAGAAAGGGGTAatgaccttgctcaagggcccaacagtggaaCTGAGGTGGTACTGAGGTTTAAACCCCCAACAATTTTGATCAGGAACCCAGAGTATTAATCACTGACTTACCACTTCCTACATTACGACTGTCATCTGATGTGCAGAAGCAGAGGGTGAATGTAGTATAGGCAGAATCCTGACATTTTCAAACTGAATTGTTCTTCTGAATGGTTTATACAGAGAGGAAGTTATTAGAACTGttgtctatctatccatccatccatcctactcAATTAGACTATGAATCGCTACCGTGGTGGTCATGAGTGTAACTGACACGGCGGTGTGTTCTAACACCTTTCCACTGATTCTGCTTGTATTCTGACAGTCGGCAAAGTAAACTGTTGGAGGTTGGCAAGTGGAGGATGGTGGTGCTGCAGATAGATGGCTCATCTGCTCACACACAGCGAGAACAAGGAGGCCCTTCAGACGCGATACAATACGGCATTGAGCCGGTGATGAACCGATTCAACTCACATCACATAAAACAACAAcgttatacagtatatcagtaaatattatatttacccCCATTGCTGCTGTCTTTATGTTGATaatattatagattttatttacacactttttaaGCAGCTGCTATGGGTTTTAAGGCAAAAGCTCCTTCACAGGGACTCGTACCACCGATGTGGTGCACAACAGATAATTATTGATGCAGTGAATTTTTCTGTAAGAAGACAATGTGCTTAGTGAACATTtaagaaaggagtctccagtgtctggGTTTTTGGTCTTACAGTCAGGGGTAAAGCTGTATCTATGATTTGTCATCTTCAGGAGTCCCCAGTAGTTCGacaatctgtttatttctgccATTAtttcaagagagagaaagaaaaagggactAGTGAGGTTACATAGAGATGTTCTGTAACTCTAAACAGATCAGGGTGGGAGGGATGGTGGTACTGTCTACGCCCTGTTAACCAGTGGCTAATCGTGCACATACGAGGTGCtaatgtatgtggaagagggcagatagcatttttctttctgcatGTTATTGTGACCTGAAATGCAGCATGAGCAGAAGTTCCCAAACATGAGGTTGGGACATGTGACTTGTCTCAGAAGGAATCATGTCTTCACCTTTCAGTGGTGGTAAATATACACAGTGCAGTCGTGTGATACGGAGAGGTGACGCAAACTGTCCGATGGCTAAATTGCCAGTAAAGAGATAATAATCAGTAGATTGTATTGTGGCACACGGTCATAATCAATTCACCAGGAAACACAACAAGGAACACAATTATGCACAGGAACTTTTATAACCAGGTGTTTCTGAGAATTCCTCTGGTCCTCTTTATACATCTGATTAGACTCATGAGTACTGAGGATTCTGGGAAGACAGAGGGAAGTTGAGAACCTGGTGTTTCTTCAGTAATAATTAACTCAATCTCTCAGAAGTAATAGCACAGATTGTCCTGGCATGTACTGCATGAAGTTAATGATGAAAACATGTGCTTTTAGTTTCACTTTCAATAATTCAGAATCGTCTTacgcttttattttattagaatgtTCAAGGGTCACTTTCGGTATCATTCGAATAATTTTCCCAGTTGAACTCATTTTGTTCCAAGCTTAAAGAATGATATGAGCAATGTGAGTTGTGCAGTGGGGTAGAGTTCACGTGTACTCTATAGAAAATAATTCAACTCATACAACATAATTACTGTTACACTGTAACTCCACTAAGCAGGTTCTATTGTATGTTCCACTTCTACCTGTCAAAGTAtattgcagggtttttttttgtaaaacatcaCACCTGAAGTATGGTTAATTTCCACTCAGCCACTAGGTGTCAGTGCAGTCTAGACTTCACCCTGGGAAAATCGAGCACAATTATGATTGCACAATGTTCTATTGAAATGTGTTGTGTGCTGATGTTGTGTAAGAAGTCAGTCAGGCATTGTGGCCTTGTTTGATGTGTAAACTCCAGCATGTCCTGTGTGAAGGCCAGGCTGTAAATTCTTTGGGAAAATCCCAACTTGTAAACACGTTTTGTTGTCAGCTTAGTCTTTGACCTTGTGGTGTCACATGTATGCACTTCCTTAAACAATAAtgtctaataataatacatagaTTCCAAGGTCATGTGAATGAGAAAACCTGAGGTGAATTTTTACCTGGAAGTTACGCTCAGATGCAATTGCATAAGAAGTGAATCCTGGTCTGATAATTTACTTCCAAAAAAAACTCGAATACATAGAGCCAGCGTGGTCACAATACAGCAGATTGATTTGAAGAGGTGATGTTTATTTCAGATGGTTTCTGGGTGACACTCAGGCACAAGAATTGATCCCTTATACACTGCTTCAGGTCTGAGTTCCTGATGCATGCTGAGTTACCTGTTTTCAACACAACTACCTGAAACAAGCAGCCAAACCCAGTAACTGAGgcgttttatttgtatatacacatCAGTGCATAAACCTTTCTGTAGATACACCATATGCACAAAAGGATTtggatacctgacttttccagccctaCGAGTTGGAATCAGCTCACTCTGACTCACTCAgtttacaagaaaatactttatttatctacatttacacgaTATTACCTTAAAAACATTCCAGtgtacagcagtacagtgctcccagtgtcCTTCTGGAATGTGTTCTGGAAGTCTTCCTTTCAAAGTGTACCTTCTTTGacctggatcttcatcttcggaaagagggtgaagtccgcaggattgttctctgacgatcatcctgcacaagttgccgaacagtttcgacattttcgggtTCGAGTTTGCTAAAAGTCTTCCTGATCTTTTGTTGTCTTCCGGTGATGTTCTTGCGcatcaagagcggaagaacatcactggaacgACTCGTCACcgcatcgccgtatgtcaaattTATGTCACGttaaacgtctctgtggcagatttgccaaGTTTCACGCAGCAATTCATGTTTGCTCTAACTTGCTGGTAacacatgtggtcagaatagcaccagttacacctttaatctcaaaactttttgatatcacctcatATGTGGACCTTCTCCCTCACTGCTAGCACAAAGTTAACATggaattttctcttcacttgaactctgaGACTCAAACCAGTTCCAGCGTGACACAacgtgcacaaagcaagctccacgaaaacatgggttggagtggaagatcttctgttaTAAACCTTCACAACTTCACCTCACATACATGATTATATCTTACTCATCAAGATGGACAGTTTGCACCCACCGTAGTTCTGCTCATTCacagttttttagttttttcactTCGGACCATTCTGGCGATGGGTCAAATCCCAGGAGACAGTCGCTGGAGCTCCTGTCTTGTACCTGTGTAAGAAACTTGAACAGATGTGCAGTTGTGCAGGTATTCATATTGAAATGAATTTCAGCGTATATCCCTATTTTTTGCACCAATTCTTTTTGGCATGTTTAGATATCATGGTTTCATCACAGCACTCAACACTGAAGCTGaatctgttttaataataatctcaCGCTGACATTTTTCCCCATTCATCTCTTTGCTTCCTCTTCATTCTTCTGGCTGCGTCTAAAAATTAACAGGGACTTTTCTCTGAACATCATTTTGACCTCATtcacatgaagacaaaaaaaaagaaacacaaaaaagccGTCCTGCTTTGTGCGTTTCACCGAGTGACATGTGACTCGCAGCAACAGCGAAGTAAAGTGGGACACACCACATCACAAGCTGGGGTTTAGTCTGACAAGACGTCTGATGCAGACACAACACTGGTATCTGCAGCATCTGATGCATGTCTGATGTGACGGGA contains:
- the LOC124376626 gene encoding protein FAM177A1-like, which encodes MDQGVRKEFECVELGDLQLKDECREKSPRRVIHFSSGETMEEYSTEDEEDHTHTRPEQNDLLSSVDASTLTWGPYVSLQMWRAASNTLSACDYMGERVASLFGITSPKYQYAIDEYNRTNKQIKNEGMDSPVSGEAESHFEEKQKEEIQEQNVDKTTVDDTENLIAETLSEPENWNTEIIPEPGNLDTETSSKPENLNAKSPPKPGNLHTGSSSEPENPTTDFPPDPENLNPESPPEPEILKAKSPSEPKNLDSVMTPEPENLKAKSPSEPKNLDSVMTPEPENLDV